In a genomic window of Sporosarcina trichiuri:
- a CDS encoding YfhE family protein: MEEKKQPHETLTDKNNELSSAQEVEYASDFKKADRAAEQEDKKSE; the protein is encoded by the coding sequence ATGGAAGAGAAGAAACAACCGCACGAAACATTGACAGACAAGAACAATGAGTTATCCTCGGCTCAGGAAGTCGAGTATGCGAGTGATTTCAAGAAGGCGGATCGAGCAGCCGAACAGGAAGACAAGAAGAGCGAATAA